In Lycium ferocissimum isolate CSIRO_LF1 chromosome 11, AGI_CSIRO_Lferr_CH_V1, whole genome shotgun sequence, a single genomic region encodes these proteins:
- the LOC132038622 gene encoding scarecrow-like protein 21, which yields MESHHLYGYGVTGANLSYSYAKTTTPSIPNRLLGTLKFDSRYSPNSPFANYFDPGTPTTLSDSLEQHSSTENISGTSPSSNSSLDYNHYFQRPSPSPDFRPNGLLACSGETSLMQYANHSHNMKHALLQLETALMGPEEVTTSSPSAGEIKQPQTSVQRSGMWNQEGQVSRLGISGNRIQSEKRHKAMEDFPLQGIPSGNLKQLLIACARTLAENNLDDFEKLISKARSAVSITGDPIQRLGAYIVEGLVARKEASGTNIYRALNCKEPAGRDLLSYMHILYEICPYLKFGYMAANGAIAEACRNEDRIHIIDFQIAQGTQWMTLLQALAARPSGAPYVRITGIDDPVSKYARGDGLTAVGERLEEISQKFNIPVEFHAVPVFAPEVTRDMLDVRPGEALAVNFPLVLHHTPDESVDVNNPRDELLRMVKSLCPKVVTLVEQESNTNTAPFFPRFLEVLDYYSAMFESIDVTLERDKKERINVEQHCLARDIVNVIACEGEERVERHELLGKWKSRLAMAGFRQYPLSSYVNSVIKSLLRCYSEHYTLVEKDGAMLLGWKERNLISASAWH from the coding sequence ATGGAATCACACCATCTGTATGGATATGGTGTGACTGGTGCGAATTTGTCATACTCTTACGCTAAGACTACTACTCCTTCAATACCTAATCGGCTGTTGGGAACATTGAAATTTGATTCGAGATATTCTCCAAATTCTCCATTTGCCAACTATTTTGATCCTGGTACTCCTACCACATTAAGTGATAGCCTTGAGCAGCATAGCTCTACTGAAAATATTTCAGGAACTAGTCCTTCCAGCAATTCTTCCCTGGATTATAATCATTATTTCCAACGGCCTAGCCCTTCTCCAGATTTCCGCCCAAACGGTCTACTGGCTTGTTCTGGTGAAACTTCTTTAATGCAGTATGCAAATCACAGTCACAACATGAAACATGCTTTGCTGCAATTGGAGACTGCTTTAATGGGGCCCGAAGAAGTTACAACATCGAGTCCCTCTGCAGGGGAAATTAAACAGCCACAAACATCCGTTCAGAGGTCCGGGATGTGGAACCAAGAAGGCCAGGTTTCACGTCTTGGCATATCAGGCAATAGAATTCAAAGTGAGAAGCGGCACAAAGCAATGGAGGATTTTCCGTTGCAGGGAATTCCTTCTGGCAACCTAAAGCAGCTGCTTATCGCATGTGCTAGAACTCTTGCCGAGAACAACTTAGATGATTTTGAAAAACTAATTTCCAAGGCAAGAAGTGCTGTGTCCATTACTGGAGATCCAATCCAGCGTCTCGGTGCTTACATAGTAGAAGGGCTAGTAGCAAGAAAAGAAGCATCTGGAACGAACATTTACAGGGCTCTCAATTGTAAGGAACCAGCTGGCAGGGACTTGCTTTCCTACATGCATATCCTATACGAGATATGCCCTTATCTAAAATTCGGATACATGGCTGCAAATGGTGCCATAGCTGAGGCATGCAGAAATGAAGATCGCATTCACATTATCGACTTCCAAATTGCACAAGGGACTCAATGGATGACCCTTCTTCAAGCTCTTGCTGCCAGGCCTAGCGGTGCCCCTTATGTACGTATTACAGGGATTGATGACCCGGTTTCCAAATACGCTCGGGGAGATGGATTGACAGCAGTGGGGGAACGGCTCGAAGAAATTTCTCAGAAATTCAACATTCCGGTTGAGTTTCACGCAGTGCCCGTTTTTGCTCCTGAAGTCACCAGGGATATGCTTGATGTAAGGCCTGGTGAGGCTCTGGCAGTAAACTTCCCTTTGGTACTTCACCACACACCAGATGAGAGCGTTGACGTGAATAACCCAAGGGATGAGCTTCTCAGGATGGTAAAATCGCTTTGTCCGAAGGTGGTCACTTTGGTGGAACAAGAATCAAATACAAACACAGCGCCCTTTTTCCCGAGATTTCTAGAAGTTCTAGACTACTATTCTGCCATGTTCGAGTCCATAGATGTGACGTTAGAAAGGGACAAGAAGGAGCGGATCAACGTGGAGCAGCATTGTTTGGCAAGGGATATAGTTAACGTCATAGCATGCGAGGGCGAGGAAAGGGTGGAACGCCATGAGCTATTAGGAAAATGGAAATCTAGGTTAGCAATGGCAGGGTTCAGGCAATATCCTCTAAGCTCTTACGTGAATTCGGTGATAAAGAGCCTATTGAGGTGCTACTCAGAGCATTATACACTGGTGGAGAAAGATGGGGCTATGCTATTGGGATGGAAGGAGAGGAACCTCATCTCGGCATCCGCTTGGCACTGA